A region from the Algoriphagus machipongonensis genome encodes:
- a CDS encoding Fur family transcriptional regulator translates to MINPHSILQSHKLRITDCRLEIIREFLDKQVALAHSDLEESLDNQFDRVTIYRTLKTFVDKDVIHKVLDDTGGAKYALCSHDEDQEHSHEHVHFKCEVCGETTCLEDIILPQVKLPAGFQKNEMSLLVQGICEKCH, encoded by the coding sequence ATGATAAACCCACACTCCATATTACAAAGTCATAAACTGCGAATTACCGATTGCAGGCTGGAAATCATTCGTGAATTTTTAGACAAGCAGGTGGCATTGGCACATTCTGATCTGGAAGAGTCACTGGACAACCAGTTTGACAGGGTCACGATTTATAGGACGCTGAAAACTTTCGTTGATAAGGATGTAATACACAAAGTACTTGACGATACCGGAGGGGCCAAATATGCTCTATGCTCGCATGATGAAGACCAAGAGCATAGCCATGAGCATGTTCACTTCAAATGTGAGGTTTGTGGAGAGACAACTTGCTTAGAGGATATCATATTACCTCAAGTTAAACTTCCTGCAGGTTTCCAGAAAAATGAAATGAGTTTATTGGTACAGGGTATCTGCGAAAAATGCCATTAA
- a CDS encoding fasciclin domain-containing protein, with the protein MKKLGTVLMLTVIIIASSFTIKPTSVHETKVDADIVDLAISQDFLTTLVAAVKAGDLVDVLKGDGPFTVFAPTNDAFAKLPEGTVESLLKPENKAKLVKILTYHVVPGKVMSSDLKNGQMAKTVEGSSVKVTLKDGKAMINNATVTAADIEADNGVVHVIDTVIMPPM; encoded by the coding sequence ATGAAAAAATTAGGAACAGTATTGATGCTTACAGTTATTATTATAGCATCTTCATTTACAATAAAACCTACATCAGTTCACGAGACTAAAGTAGACGCAGACATTGTTGACCTGGCAATCTCTCAGGATTTCCTTACTACACTAGTTGCTGCAGTTAAAGCTGGAGATTTAGTAGATGTTTTAAAAGGGGACGGCCCATTTACGGTCTTTGCTCCTACAAATGATGCTTTTGCAAAGCTTCCAGAAGGAACTGTTGAAAGCTTGTTAAAGCCTGAAAACAAAGCAAAACTGGTGAAAATCCTTACGTATCATGTGGTACCTGGTAAAGTAATGTCATCAGATCTGAAAAATGGTCAAATGGCTAAAACAGTAGAAGGAAGTTCTGTAAAAGTTACCTTAAAAGACGGTAAAGCAATGATTAACAATGCGACCGTAACTGCGGCTGATATAGAAGCTGACAATGGCGTAGTTCATGTGATTGACACTGTGATTATGCCTCCAATGTAA
- the rlmH gene encoding 23S rRNA (pseudouridine(1915)-N(3))-methyltransferase RlmH, translating into MQIRLIAIGKTDNKSIQSLIDEYSKRLNFYIKFDFEVIPDLKNTKSLSETIQKEKEGELILKKLTPSDELILLDERGKSYSSIDFSQFLQKKMNAGLKQLIFVIGGPYGFSEAVYARANGKLSISKMTFSHQMIRPFFVEQLYRGFTILRNEPYHHE; encoded by the coding sequence ATGCAAATCAGACTGATCGCTATAGGCAAAACTGATAATAAGTCCATTCAATCTTTAATTGATGAATACAGCAAACGCCTTAACTTTTATATCAAATTTGATTTTGAGGTAATCCCTGATCTAAAAAACACCAAATCACTTTCCGAGACCATACAGAAAGAAAAAGAGGGAGAGTTAATCTTAAAAAAGCTGACCCCATCGGATGAACTGATTTTATTAGATGAAAGAGGTAAAAGCTACAGCTCAATTGATTTTTCTCAGTTTTTACAGAAAAAAATGAATGCGGGTTTAAAGCAATTGATTTTTGTAATTGGAGGACCTTATGGTTTTTCCGAAGCGGTATATGCCAGGGCAAATGGTAAGCTGTCTATCTCGAAAATGACCTTTTCCCATCAGATGATTCGACCCTTTTTTGTTGAGCAACTTTACAGAGGCTTTACGATTCTACGAAACGAACCTTACCACCACGAATAA
- a CDS encoding SGNH/GDSL hydrolase family protein, whose amino-acid sequence MSFLKSIAFIASLFFAFLPRDNQEKPKVLIIGDSISIGYTPFVQEELGSKASVFHNPGNAQHTGTGLNKIEEWIGDENWDIIQFNWGLWDLCYRHPGSKVQGNRDKIYGTITYSLEDYSSNLDSLVGILKSKTDAKLIFVTTSYVPENEAGRFQKDGIKYNKAAKKIMKKHSVIVNDIYKKSRKIHQEFGKGNDDVHYQEKGYQALGSIISEFIANEIK is encoded by the coding sequence ATGTCATTTTTAAAAAGTATCGCATTTATTGCCAGTTTGTTTTTTGCTTTTCTCCCAAGAGATAATCAAGAAAAGCCGAAGGTTTTAATTATTGGAGATTCTATTTCAATTGGATATACGCCATTTGTCCAAGAGGAATTGGGTTCAAAAGCTTCCGTTTTTCATAATCCAGGTAATGCGCAGCATACTGGAACAGGTTTAAATAAAATAGAAGAGTGGATTGGGGATGAAAACTGGGATATCATACAATTCAATTGGGGATTATGGGATTTATGCTATCGACACCCGGGTTCCAAAGTTCAGGGTAATCGAGATAAAATTTATGGTACGATCACTTATTCTTTGGAGGACTATTCATCAAATCTTGATTCCTTAGTAGGGATTTTAAAATCAAAAACTGATGCCAAATTGATTTTTGTGACGACAAGCTATGTGCCAGAAAATGAAGCTGGAAGGTTTCAAAAAGATGGAATAAAGTACAATAAGGCAGCAAAAAAAATCATGAAAAAACATTCAGTTATTGTTAATGATATTTATAAAAAATCGAGAAAAATTCATCAGGAGTTTGGAAAAGGAAACGACGACGTTCATTACCAGGAAAAAGGTTACCAAGCTCTGGGAAGTATTATTTCAGAGTTTATAGCCAATGAAATAAAATAA
- a CDS encoding zinc-dependent metalloprotease → MRNTLPKLLKRLTMVFAVMGVMMYSTDSFAQKKKKKKNAKKEASAPAAKPSNGSKDSGPKPYSEVITSKAKSKDGLFKVHQIENKYFYEIPDSLLNRDMLMVTTIAKTADGIGYGGERTNTLMLKWEKYNDEIHLKISSVNNFAADSLPIALAVKNSNLEPLLQKFDIKSNKTDSTGIVIEVTDLFAKDVQAIGLPKGQRTRYKVTRLDTDRSYIDHINTYPINIESRYVMTYLANDPPSNSSTGSITLEMNSSMLLLPKEPMKQRLSDQRVGWFSRSIVDYGSDAQKAQRRSFLDRWRLEVKDEDIEKFKAGELVEPKKQIVYYIDPATPKQWVPYLIAGVEDWQAAFEEAGFKNAIVAKLAPTPEEDPDWSPEDARYSVIRYFASDIQNAYGPHVSDPRSGEILESDIGWYHNVMNLLRNWFFIQTAAINPDARSVQFKDEVMGRLVRFVSSHEVGHTLGLPHNFASSHAYPVEKLRDAAFTAEMGTAPSIMDYARFNYIAQPGDEGVSLMPNIGPYDKYAVAWGYRPILDADTPEDELMTLDEWIMEKQDDPVYRYGRQGNSYDPTAQSEDLGDNSMKASEYGIANLKRIIPNLMEWTAEEDKPYKNFEDLEEMYGQVVTQYNRYMGHVKTNVGGVAEVYRASGQEEPVYTHTSKDIQKSAVDFLNAELFATPEWLMQDEIFARTQDFGALERIRSVQANTLNAVLDLGRLGRVIENEALNGDEAYKITELFDDLRKGIWTELPGGRTIDVHRRALQRAHIERLEYLMTSDGPNIPAAYRSYYGPQINASQSDIRPMARGELKTIQRNINSAISRTSDRMSKLHLEDLSARIENILDPK, encoded by the coding sequence ATGAGAAATACCCTACCCAAATTACTGAAGAGACTAACAATGGTTTTCGCTGTAATGGGAGTCATGATGTATTCTACAGATTCTTTTGCACAGAAAAAAAAGAAAAAGAAGAATGCAAAAAAGGAAGCCTCAGCACCTGCAGCAAAACCATCAAATGGCAGCAAAGATTCTGGCCCAAAGCCATATAGTGAGGTCATTACTTCCAAAGCCAAGTCTAAAGATGGTTTGTTTAAAGTACACCAGATCGAAAACAAATACTTTTATGAAATCCCTGATTCTTTATTGAATCGTGATATGCTCATGGTGACTACCATCGCCAAAACAGCAGATGGAATTGGTTACGGTGGTGAGCGTACCAACACGCTTATGCTTAAATGGGAGAAATACAATGATGAGATTCATCTTAAGATTTCTTCTGTAAACAACTTTGCAGCTGATTCATTGCCGATTGCATTGGCCGTAAAAAACTCCAACTTGGAGCCATTGCTGCAGAAGTTTGATATCAAATCAAACAAAACCGATTCTACTGGAATCGTCATTGAGGTGACAGATCTTTTTGCCAAAGACGTACAAGCTATTGGTCTACCAAAAGGACAGAGAACTCGCTATAAAGTGACTCGTCTAGACACGGATAGATCTTATATCGATCATATCAACACTTACCCGATCAATATTGAGTCGAGATACGTGATGACTTATTTGGCAAACGATCCTCCATCCAATAGCTCTACAGGCTCAATCACTCTTGAGATGAATTCCTCAATGCTTCTTCTTCCAAAAGAGCCAATGAAGCAAAGACTAAGCGATCAACGAGTAGGTTGGTTTAGCAGATCTATTGTGGATTATGGTTCGGATGCTCAAAAGGCGCAAAGACGTTCTTTCCTTGATAGATGGAGACTAGAAGTAAAGGATGAGGACATCGAAAAGTTTAAGGCGGGTGAATTAGTGGAGCCTAAAAAGCAAATTGTTTATTACATCGACCCTGCAACTCCTAAACAATGGGTTCCTTACCTGATCGCTGGTGTTGAAGATTGGCAGGCTGCATTCGAAGAAGCAGGATTCAAGAATGCAATTGTTGCTAAACTAGCTCCAACTCCAGAAGAAGATCCAGATTGGAGTCCAGAAGATGCACGCTATTCTGTGATCCGTTATTTCGCTTCAGATATTCAAAATGCCTATGGACCTCACGTATCTGATCCAAGATCAGGAGAAATCCTAGAATCTGATATCGGATGGTATCATAATGTAATGAACCTATTGAGAAACTGGTTCTTTATTCAAACTGCCGCGATCAACCCAGACGCAAGAAGCGTACAGTTCAAAGATGAAGTGATGGGTAGATTGGTAAGATTTGTATCTTCTCACGAAGTGGGACATACCCTTGGTCTTCCTCATAACTTTGCCTCATCTCATGCATATCCTGTAGAGAAGCTAAGAGATGCGGCATTTACTGCAGAAATGGGAACGGCTCCATCTATTATGGATTATGCAAGATTCAACTACATTGCCCAGCCAGGTGATGAGGGAGTAAGCCTGATGCCAAATATTGGTCCTTATGATAAATATGCTGTTGCATGGGGATACAGACCCATTCTAGATGCTGATACTCCTGAAGATGAATTGATGACCTTAGACGAGTGGATTATGGAAAAGCAAGACGATCCTGTTTACCGATATGGTCGTCAAGGAAATAGCTATGACCCAACTGCTCAAAGCGAAGACTTAGGAGATAACTCCATGAAAGCTTCAGAATATGGTATTGCCAACTTGAAAAGAATTATTCCAAACTTAATGGAATGGACTGCTGAGGAAGACAAGCCTTATAAGAATTTCGAAGATTTGGAAGAAATGTATGGGCAAGTGGTTACTCAGTATAACCGCTACATGGGGCATGTGAAAACCAATGTTGGTGGTGTTGCTGAAGTTTATCGAGCTTCAGGGCAAGAAGAGCCAGTTTATACTCACACTTCTAAAGATATCCAGAAGTCTGCTGTTGATTTCTTAAATGCTGAGCTTTTCGCTACTCCTGAGTGGTTAATGCAAGATGAAATTTTTGCAAGAACTCAAGATTTCGGTGCTCTTGAAAGAATCCGTAGCGTTCAGGCAAATACACTAAACGCAGTACTTGATTTAGGAAGATTGGGTAGAGTGATTGAAAATGAAGCATTAAACGGTGACGAAGCTTATAAAATCACAGAGCTATTTGATGATCTAAGAAAAGGTATTTGGACTGAGCTTCCTGGAGGTAGAACTATTGATGTTCACAGAAGAGCTTTGCAAAGAGCCCACATTGAGCGTTTAGAATATCTTATGACAAGTGATGGACCAAACATTCCAGCAGCTTACAGAAGCTATTATGGGCCTCAAATCAATGCTTCTCAGTCAGACATCAGACCTATGGCAAGAGGAGAACTAAAAACCATACAAAGAAATATTAATTCAGCGATCTCAAGAACTTCTGATAGAATGTCCAAGTTGCATTTAGAAGATTTATCTGCAAGAATCGAAAATATATTAGATCCGAAATAA
- a CDS encoding YcxB family protein — translation MIVKTKKYKLETGTYIKMGLVHILKEQWWVIPIALAIMCGYFWIPSIWWIIGALIAYGLYVLFWAIQFTGVTQMEQNKAIFEKLGYEIDSRQILMKINSKQGMPIQWNMVKKAEVKNDAFVLYLSKAQFIHLPFRIFNSDNERKFMETILKRKELVK, via the coding sequence ATGATAGTAAAGACGAAAAAATACAAGCTGGAAACAGGCACTTACATTAAAATGGGCTTAGTACATATCCTTAAAGAACAATGGTGGGTAATTCCAATTGCCTTAGCCATCATGTGTGGATATTTTTGGATTCCTTCTATTTGGTGGATTATAGGCGCATTGATCGCATATGGCCTATATGTGCTTTTCTGGGCAATACAATTTACGGGAGTAACTCAAATGGAGCAGAACAAAGCCATCTTCGAAAAATTAGGCTATGAAATCGACAGTAGGCAGATTCTGATGAAAATAAATTCCAAGCAAGGAATGCCGATCCAGTGGAACATGGTAAAAAAAGCAGAGGTTAAAAATGATGCTTTTGTACTCTACCTTTCCAAAGCGCAATTTATCCATTTACCTTTCCGTATTTTTAACTCGGATAACGAGCGAAAGTTTATGGAGACGATTTTGAAGAGAAAAGAATTGGTTAAGTAA
- a CDS encoding UbiA family prenyltransferase: MISQSSLKHLRIPFSFFLFPVFLFALAFTPNLNGSRLLWVFIALHLFLYPSSNGYNSYFDKDEESIGGLKHPPKVTSDLYWLSLVFFMIAIAIGWTINFSIAIMILVYGLVSMAYSHPIIRIKKYPWLSWFIAGLFQGYFTFAIAYAGVSNLNYEVLFKPHVYIPGLLTSLMLWATYPLTQVYQHGEDSRRGDRTLSLLLGIKGTFLFSSIFLLLTGLGYVWFFINRNQEESMWLFLVAMAPVMIYFFVWFNFVRVNSEKYASYSWVMGMNLVAACMLNIFFIYYFFENTQIHQALGY; the protein is encoded by the coding sequence ATGATTAGCCAATCCAGCCTTAAGCACCTTCGAATTCCCTTTTCTTTTTTCCTTTTTCCGGTATTCTTGTTTGCTCTGGCTTTCACTCCAAACCTGAATGGATCACGCTTATTATGGGTTTTTATAGCACTTCACCTTTTCCTTTACCCTTCAAGCAATGGCTATAACAGTTACTTTGATAAAGATGAAGAAAGTATAGGGGGGTTAAAGCATCCTCCAAAAGTAACTTCAGACCTTTATTGGCTATCATTAGTCTTTTTTATGATTGCCATAGCCATTGGCTGGACGATCAATTTTAGCATTGCAATAATGATTCTTGTCTATGGATTAGTCAGTATGGCTTATTCGCATCCCATTATACGGATCAAAAAATACCCTTGGCTGAGTTGGTTTATTGCTGGACTATTTCAAGGTTATTTCACTTTCGCGATTGCGTACGCAGGAGTCAGTAATTTAAACTATGAGGTGTTATTTAAGCCGCATGTTTATATCCCTGGTTTATTGACAAGTTTGATGCTTTGGGCAACCTACCCATTAACACAGGTATACCAGCATGGAGAGGATTCTCGTCGTGGAGATCGCACCCTAAGTTTGCTTCTTGGAATCAAAGGAACCTTCCTTTTTTCTTCAATTTTCCTTTTACTGACAGGTCTGGGATACGTCTGGTTTTTTATCAATAGAAATCAAGAAGAATCCATGTGGTTATTTTTAGTGGCGATGGCTCCCGTAATGATCTACTTTTTTGTTTGGTTTAATTTCGTTCGGGTCAATTCTGAAAAATATGCCAGTTATTCTTGGGTCATGGGTATGAATCTAGTTGCTGCTTGCATGCTGAATATTTTCTTCATCTATTACTTTTTTGAAAATACTCAAATTCATCAGGCTCTAGGTTACTAA
- a CDS encoding S41 family peptidase — translation MRKLYITCLLVLSVFFANAQTMESPYFASEPTLTPDGDVIIFSYEGDLWKVPVSGGPAARITAMEGEETKPAVSPDGKWLAFTAEQYGNKDVFIMPLNGGEIQQLTFHEATDEVESWSWDSSTIYFTSSRYNSYTTFEIQITGATPKRLFPHYFNTVHNTVISPTTGEIFFNESWESKRFANRKRYKGEYNPDIKSYDPSSKAYKQYTDYEGKDFGATIDQNGKVYFMSDEANGEYNLYTFEGEEKTQLTDFPSSILWPKVSANGAKVVFQKDYQIHVYDVATGQTSKPQFSLYQNQTLGKDISREVAGNVSYFDVSPDGKKMAFVSRGVLFISDIKGKFIKKIPTEAKEAVEEVKWLADNKTLIYTRTVKGYHNLFTISAENPGEEKQLTEDKDKNRNLVLNGDRTLGVYMSGRNEVREINLETLESSTLVEDELWGLYTPNPYFSPDDQYIVFSPIRNFEREVMIYHRPSKKTINLTKTLVTETNPVWSPDGKYIYFVTDRTNPSYPYGTTDAHIYRMKLEKFDDLFVSDQVDELFAEKKEGDKEKEEKKVEVKVEEGDFMDRLELVGPSFGQQSSPYVYQAEGKTIVLYTSNHDEGTPKMWKTTYEDFERPKTEKVGDQRIGGFMILENKENLYLLASGKVNTFDPNSNKIEEIKLVENFSKNLKEEFEQMYFEAWAGMEQNFYDGDFHGENWQELRDRYAEFLPFIRSRANLAQIFNDMLGELNTSHYGFNSSGEEQKIYLGTRSMETGIIFENDSPYTVDKVAKDSPLDLSSSPVKPGDVLISVNGKNVDKSKNREIYFTGPSIENELELTFDRGGEEVKVKVHPTSYFAMKTWLYDEWMDTNEAYVDEKTGDKISYVHMKNMGGGELQHFLEYMVSNKGNREGLILDLRYNTGGNVHDPVLQFLSQRSYLQWKYRDGALTNQPNFSPADKPIVLLINEQSLSDAEMTAQGFKELGLGTIVGTETYRWIIFTSGQGLVDGSFYRLPSWGCYTLDGRNLEKEGVSPDIRVEENFVDRLEGNQNQLDKAIEVILEKLK, via the coding sequence ATGAGAAAACTATACATTACTTGTTTATTGGTATTGTCTGTGTTTTTTGCAAATGCACAGACAATGGAATCTCCTTATTTTGCCTCTGAGCCTACCCTGACTCCAGACGGGGATGTTATTATTTTCAGCTATGAGGGAGACTTATGGAAAGTGCCAGTGTCGGGAGGGCCGGCAGCTCGTATCACTGCAATGGAGGGGGAAGAAACTAAGCCAGCAGTATCACCAGATGGAAAATGGCTTGCCTTTACCGCAGAGCAGTATGGCAATAAGGATGTTTTTATCATGCCATTGAATGGTGGTGAAATTCAGCAATTGACCTTTCATGAGGCTACAGATGAGGTAGAATCATGGAGTTGGGATAGCAGTACAATTTACTTTACATCAAGCAGGTATAATTCTTACACCACATTTGAAATTCAAATAACCGGTGCTACGCCAAAAAGGCTCTTTCCTCATTATTTTAATACAGTACATAATACCGTGATCAGCCCTACTACCGGGGAGATATTTTTTAATGAAAGCTGGGAAAGCAAAAGGTTCGCTAATCGTAAGCGGTATAAAGGAGAGTATAACCCTGATATCAAATCGTATGATCCAAGTTCGAAAGCCTATAAGCAGTATACTGACTATGAAGGGAAGGATTTTGGTGCCACGATTGACCAAAATGGTAAGGTTTATTTCATGTCTGATGAGGCCAATGGAGAATATAATCTCTATACTTTTGAAGGGGAAGAAAAAACTCAATTAACTGATTTCCCAAGCTCTATTTTATGGCCAAAAGTTAGCGCAAATGGAGCAAAGGTGGTTTTTCAGAAAGATTACCAAATCCATGTTTATGATGTAGCTACTGGACAAACTTCTAAGCCTCAATTTTCCCTTTACCAAAATCAAACCCTAGGAAAAGATATCTCTAGAGAAGTAGCGGGCAATGTCAGTTATTTTGATGTTTCTCCTGATGGTAAAAAAATGGCTTTTGTTTCAAGAGGGGTATTATTTATCTCCGATATCAAAGGGAAATTTATCAAGAAGATCCCTACTGAAGCCAAAGAAGCTGTGGAAGAGGTGAAGTGGTTGGCAGATAATAAGACCTTAATCTATACCAGGACGGTCAAAGGATATCATAATTTATTTACCATATCAGCCGAAAACCCGGGTGAAGAGAAGCAACTGACAGAAGATAAAGACAAAAACCGGAATTTAGTTTTGAATGGAGATAGAACATTAGGGGTGTATATGAGCGGAAGAAATGAAGTCCGTGAAATTAATTTAGAGACGCTCGAAAGTTCTACTCTAGTTGAGGATGAGTTATGGGGGCTTTATACTCCAAATCCATATTTTTCTCCGGATGATCAATACATAGTTTTCTCACCTATCAGGAATTTTGAGAGAGAAGTAATGATTTATCATCGACCAAGTAAAAAGACCATAAACCTTACGAAGACTTTGGTCACTGAAACCAATCCAGTATGGTCTCCTGATGGCAAGTATATCTATTTTGTGACCGACAGAACAAATCCTAGTTATCCCTATGGGACAACGGATGCCCATATTTATAGAATGAAACTGGAGAAGTTTGATGATCTATTTGTTTCAGATCAAGTGGATGAACTTTTTGCCGAAAAAAAGGAAGGTGATAAAGAAAAAGAAGAGAAAAAAGTGGAAGTAAAAGTGGAAGAGGGAGACTTTATGGATAGGCTTGAATTAGTAGGTCCGTCCTTTGGACAGCAGTCTTCTCCATACGTTTATCAGGCTGAAGGAAAGACTATAGTTTTATATACTTCCAACCATGATGAGGGTACTCCGAAAATGTGGAAAACTACTTATGAAGATTTTGAAAGACCTAAGACAGAAAAGGTGGGAGATCAACGAATAGGAGGATTTATGATCTTGGAAAATAAGGAAAACCTATACCTGTTAGCCAGTGGAAAAGTCAATACGTTTGATCCGAATAGTAATAAGATAGAGGAAATTAAACTTGTGGAAAACTTTTCAAAAAACCTCAAAGAAGAGTTTGAACAGATGTATTTTGAGGCATGGGCAGGAATGGAACAAAATTTTTACGATGGAGATTTTCATGGTGAAAATTGGCAGGAATTGAGAGATCGCTATGCTGAATTTTTGCCCTTTATACGCAGCAGAGCTAACTTAGCTCAAATTTTTAATGATATGTTGGGTGAGCTGAATACTTCACATTATGGGTTTAATTCTAGTGGTGAGGAGCAAAAGATTTATTTGGGAACAAGATCTATGGAAACTGGGATAATCTTTGAAAATGATTCTCCATATACTGTGGATAAAGTTGCAAAAGACAGTCCGCTTGATTTAAGTTCTAGCCCTGTTAAACCTGGAGATGTATTAATTTCTGTGAATGGGAAAAATGTGGATAAGTCTAAAAACAGGGAAATCTATTTTACAGGTCCATCTATAGAAAATGAACTGGAATTGACTTTTGATCGAGGGGGTGAAGAAGTAAAAGTGAAAGTTCATCCTACCTCCTATTTTGCGATGAAAACCTGGCTATATGATGAATGGATGGATACCAATGAAGCCTATGTGGACGAGAAAACTGGAGATAAAATTTCTTATGTACATATGAAAAATATGGGTGGTGGTGAGCTTCAACATTTCTTGGAATACATGGTGTCAAATAAAGGAAATCGTGAAGGCTTGATCTTGGATCTTCGCTATAATACGGGAGGAAATGTGCATGATCCTGTCCTTCAGTTTTTGAGCCAAAGAAGCTATTTGCAGTGGAAATACAGAGACGGTGCTTTGACCAACCAGCCAAACTTTTCACCTGCGGATAAGCCGATTGTTTTGTTGATCAATGAGCAATCTCTTTCCGATGCCGAGATGACGGCTCAGGGATTTAAGGAACTTGGGCTTGGGACAATTGTGGGAACCGAAACCTATCGCTGGATCATATTTACTTCCGGACAAGGCTTGGTAGATGGTTCTTTTTATAGACTTCCATCTTGGGGCTGTTACACTTTGGATGGCAGGAATCTTGAAAAGGAAGGAGTATCTCCTGATATCAGAGTCGAAGAGAACTTCGTTGACCGATTAGAGGGCAATCAAAATCAACTGGATAAAGCAATAGAGGTCATCTTAGAGAAACTCAAATAG
- a CDS encoding NAD(P)/FAD-dependent oxidoreductase, which translates to MDKYEVIIVGGGLAGLVASFLLAKGGKKVLLIEKKNYPFHRVCGEYVSNEVYEFLMREELLPTVYDLPRMTHFLFSDTSGNTAKVPLGLGGFGISRFVLDAYLFQRVKEMGASSQTGATVEKLTFDTSENQFHVGLRTGEEYRADYVIGAFGKRSKLDKTLQRPFIEKRSPYIGVKYHIKTEFDSSAVVLHNFEGGYCGLNAIEEGKGNLCYLGKREALRHFGSLEAMEKEVLWKNPHLKKLFTESEFLLEKPEVINEINFEKKQPVENHILMAGDSAGLITPLCGNGMAMAIHSGKLAAEAILEGKSREGVEKSYEKVWKSKFERRLWVGRNTQRLFGNQSASGFAQTLISKLPGFAKLIIRQTHGKVI; encoded by the coding sequence GTGGATAAGTACGAAGTAATCATTGTGGGAGGTGGACTGGCCGGTTTGGTAGCTAGTTTTTTGCTTGCGAAAGGAGGCAAAAAGGTACTGTTGATCGAAAAGAAAAATTACCCTTTTCATCGGGTTTGTGGAGAGTATGTTTCAAACGAGGTATATGAATTTCTCATGAGAGAAGAGCTATTGCCAACAGTTTATGATCTACCAAGAATGACTCACTTTCTATTCTCGGATACCTCTGGGAATACAGCAAAAGTTCCTTTAGGCTTAGGAGGCTTTGGAATCAGCAGGTTTGTCTTGGATGCTTACCTCTTTCAGCGAGTAAAAGAAATGGGAGCTTCTTCACAAACTGGAGCAACTGTAGAAAAATTAACCTTTGATACCTCTGAAAATCAATTTCATGTTGGGCTTAGAACTGGAGAAGAATACCGAGCAGATTACGTCATTGGGGCATTTGGAAAAAGATCAAAGCTTGATAAAACCCTTCAACGACCATTTATTGAAAAACGAAGCCCTTACATTGGAGTGAAGTACCATATAAAAACGGAATTTGACTCCAGTGCGGTCGTCCTACATAATTTTGAAGGAGGTTATTGCGGCCTTAATGCTATTGAAGAGGGGAAAGGAAATCTTTGCTATTTAGGGAAAAGGGAAGCTTTGAGGCATTTTGGTTCTTTGGAAGCCATGGAAAAAGAAGTGTTATGGAAAAACCCACACCTGAAGAAATTATTTACCGAAAGTGAGTTTCTGTTGGAAAAACCTGAAGTAATCAATGAGATAAATTTTGAAAAAAAGCAGCCTGTAGAAAATCATATTCTCATGGCTGGTGATTCCGCAGGGTTAATCACCCCTCTCTGTGGCAATGGGATGGCTATGGCCATTCATTCCGGGAAACTTGCAGCGGAAGCCATACTGGAAGGGAAAAGTAGAGAAGGAGTGGAAAAAAGTTACGAAAAAGTCTGGAAATCAAAGTTTGAAAGAAGGCTCTGGGTAGGTAGGAATACTCAACGCCTTTTTGGAAATCAAAGCGCCTCTGGCTTTGCCCAGACTTTGATTTCTAAGCTCCCAGGTTTTGCGAAGCTGATCATTCGTCAAACTCATGGGAAAGTCATTTAG